The genomic DNA CGGCGAAGACGGCACCGCCGCGTGCGATCAGCTGCGGGTTCACGTCGTGCTCGGGCGACACGCGGATGCCCTCGGGATAGCCGCTGCGCAGACTGCGCTGGGCCGGCACGCCGATCAGCGACAGGTAATCCGACATCCGCTGGAGCTCGTCCTCCGACAACGCCGTGGCGCCCGTGGCGCCGTGGCAGTCCGGCGCGCCTCGCTGGCAGCTGTAGGACGGGAACACGGGTGAGGTGACGCCCATGTCCTTCACGAGCGCATCGCCGATCTGATGGCGCAGGCTCGCCTTGGTGGCCTTCCAACCGAAGCGGCCAAGGTGCACCTCGCCGGTCTCGGGGTTGTTCACCCAGTGCGGCACACCGCGCACGCCGTCACCGTTCGCGTCGTTGGGGTCGGCCAGCGCCAGGATGGTGGGCTCGGCCACGGCTTCCAGCAAGCCCATGCCGATGACCTGCGGGGCCTGCCGCACGGAGTAGAGCGACGGCACCGGCCCCTTGAAGGAGTAAACCGGTTTGACCAGTTCCACCTGCTCGCCACCCGCCAGCGTGCGCACCGTCTTGACGTAGGACGCCACGCTGACCGTGTAGTTGGCGGCGGTCGTGGAGGCGGCTTGCTGCTGCACGTTCAGGCCATAGGTGGGGTCGGGCAACACCTTGCCGCTGGCGCCCGCGGCTCCCGTGAGCACGGACAAGGTCTCCAGCCGCGCGCCCAGGGCCGGCACCGTGCTGCGGCCGTTGCTCACGTGGCATTCGATGCAGCGCGCCTGGTTGTAGCGCGGACCCAGTTGCCCCATGTGCGCGGTGAACACCGGATTGGTCGTCGGGTGCTCGGAGTGCTTGCCGTCGGCGAACGAGGTGTGGAACAGACGGCGCCCCTGCACGAACCGCTTGGTGTTGCCGATGCCGATGTTGTTGGCCATCTGCTGGAACACCCGATGCGGCTCTTCCGAGTAGTTGTATGACACACTGGCCTGGCCGCCCAGCAGGGTCGAGTCAGGCAAGGGCTCGGAATCCAGATTGGGCACAATGCCATACCAGGGGCGCATGCCCTTGCCCACCACGTAGAGCTGCTCGAACGAGTAATAACGCTCACCGCCTCCGTCGATGACCGGACTCAGGAGGCGCGGCGCGGGGGCCAGTTCGATCTTGTCGCCAATCTTCAACGGGCTGTGGGGGGACGTGCGCCAATTGGATGTGAAGGACATCATGCAATTGCGCTCGCCGGCGTGGCAGATGGGCTGGTTGCCCTCCAGCGGATTGTTGAAGCCGTAGTTCAACGACCAGCCAAAGTCGCGCACATTGGGGTTGTTGATGTTGCGGAACAGGCTGAAGGTCGTGCCCCGGAACGTGCCATCATTGACGTGCAGGTACACCGAGATGCGCTGGCGCCCGGCGGGCACTTCGTCGCGGATCTCGAGACCGAAGGTCCGGTTCTGGAAATAGAAGGTGGGGAAGGTGAAGTACCGGCCCGGGCCCTGGTCGGGGGCATCCCAGGCCTCGCCCCGCTCACGCGCATGGCGTTCGGTGGGCCGGGCACCCATGAAGGTGACGAGGGTTCCGTCGGGCTCCGTGTATTGGATCTGCTCGACGGGTGCGGTGTCGGCCGCGAACAGGGGGGTGTAGGCAGCCGTCACGCCCGTTCCCGGCGGAGTGGGCTGAGCTGGGTTGCCGCCTTCACTACCGCCACCACACGCCGTCAACGAAACAGCGGCGGCGAATACGGCCGCCAGGGTTGAAGTGGATGGGCAGCCGGATGGTTCAGGGGACGTTGTTGCCGGTGTCCTGGAGTTCAGGGGCGCCTCCTTATTTGGTTTTGGGCAGCACCCCCGTTTATATCCTGACATCACCCACGAAGCGATGGCTTTTGCTTATCGCCTCCCGGAAAAACGCGCCAACCCCTATTTCTCAATACTCAAGATTACAATGACAGTCACGCCGCGCCCGGCATCCGCTCCTTCGCGGCCATCGCGCGCAGGGTCAGACGGATGCCCTCGTCATAGGACGTCTTGCGCACCGTTCCGAGCAACCCTCGCAGTGCCGTGTCATCCAGGAGGACTGGATTCGTGAGCAGGTAGTGCATCTCCACGAGCTCGCGCAGGAACGGATCGCGCAGTCCGAGCAGCCGCAGCATCAGCTTCGACGCCACCCGGAAGCGAGGCGCACGGCCCGCCTCCGCGAAGATGCGCTCGACCAGGGCCCGCTGGGTCGTCGCCCCCGCCCCCGCCAGGTTCCAGAAACGCCCATAGGCCCCCGGCTCGTCCGCCAGCGAGAGCACCACGGGCCCCACATCGGGGACGAAGACGAACTCGTGCGGCACGTCGA from Melittangium boletus DSM 14713 includes the following:
- a CDS encoding di-heme oxidoredictase family protein — translated: MTAAYTPLFAADTAPVEQIQYTEPDGTLVTFMGARPTERHARERGEAWDAPDQGPGRYFTFPTFYFQNRTFGLEIRDEVPAGRQRISVYLHVNDGTFRGTTFSLFRNINNPNVRDFGWSLNYGFNNPLEGNQPICHAGERNCMMSFTSNWRTSPHSPLKIGDKIELAPAPRLLSPVIDGGGERYYSFEQLYVVGKGMRPWYGIVPNLDSEPLPDSTLLGGQASVSYNYSEEPHRVFQQMANNIGIGNTKRFVQGRRLFHTSFADGKHSEHPTTNPVFTAHMGQLGPRYNQARCIECHVSNGRSTVPALGARLETLSVLTGAAGASGKVLPDPTYGLNVQQQAASTTAANYTVSVASYVKTVRTLAGGEQVELVKPVYSFKGPVPSLYSVRQAPQVIGMGLLEAVAEPTILALADPNDANGDGVRGVPHWVNNPETGEVHLGRFGWKATKASLRHQIGDALVKDMGVTSPVFPSYSCQRGAPDCHGATGATALSEDELQRMSDYLSLIGVPAQRSLRSGYPEGIRVSPEHDVNPQLIARGGAVFAEARCTSCHTPEMTTGNTHPFAELRDQTIRPYTNMLLHDMGPELADTLTEGQAGPSLWRTAPLWGLGSLKYVQGGAQNVRYLHDGRARTLTEAIVWHGGEASASRARFEALPKADRDALIAFLESL